One part of the Glycine max cultivar Williams 82 chromosome 14, Glycine_max_v4.0, whole genome shotgun sequence genome encodes these proteins:
- the SWEET38 gene encoding bidirectional sugar transporter SWEET3 — MAETLRMVVAVIGNVASVSLYAAPTVTFKRVIRKKSTEEFSCMPYIIALLNCLLFTWYGLPVVSNKWENLPLVTVNGVGILFELSYVLIYIWFSTPKGKVKVAMTAVPVLIVFCVIAIVSAFVFPDHRHRKLLVGSIGLGVSIAMYGSPLVVMKKVIQTKSVEFMPLPLSFCSFLASVLWLTYGLLIRDIFVAGPSLIGTPLGILQLVLHCKYWKRRVMEEPNKVELQKGNNTEKLDLEMGHGKECVTVPSNCN; from the exons ATGGCAGAGACCCTTCGTATGGTTGTTGCTGTTATTG GGAATGTTGCCTCAGTGTCTCTTTATGCTGCACCAAC GGTTACCTTCAAAAGGGTCATAAGGAAGAAAAGCACTGAGGAGTTTTCATGCATGCCTTACATCATTGCACTGCTGAACTGTCTTCTTTTCACTTGGTATGGATTGCCAGTAGTAAGCAACAAGTGGGAAAATTTACCTCTTGTCACAGTTAATGGAGTTGGGATTCTTTTTGAGTTATCCTATGTTCTCATTTATATCTGGTTTTCTACACCAAAAGGAAAG GTGAAGGTGGCCATGACAGCAGTACCAGTTCTTATAGTGTTCTGTGTGATTGCTATCGTATCAGCTTTTGTCTTCCCGGATCATCGCCACCGAAAGCTTCTGGTGGGTAGCATAGGCTTGGGGGTGTCAATAGCAATGTATGGATCTCCTTTGGTTGTAATG AAGAAAGTGATACAAACCAAGAGTGTGGAATTCATGCCACTTCCTTTATCTTTCTGCTCATTCTTGGCCAGTGTACTGTGGCTGACTTACGGACTCCTCATTCGAGACATTTTCGTTGCG GGACCAAGTCTGATTGGAACACCCTTAGGCATACTCCAACTCGTTCTCCACTGCAAATACTGGAAGAGGAGAGTGATGGAAGAGCCTAACAAGGTGGAATTGCAAAAGGGGAACAACACAGAGAAACTTGACTTGGAAATGGGACATGGAAAAGAATGTGTGACAGTTCCTAGTAACTGCAACTAA
- the LOC121173418 gene encoding proteasome subunit beta type-6-like — protein MALLYIYFHWQNFLETGLIVGGWDKYEGGQIYGVPLGGTIVQQPFAIGGSGSSYLYGFFDQAWKEGMTKDEAEVCAWILTALLLLS, from the exons ATGGCTTTGCTGTACATTTACTTTCATTGGCAGAATTTCTTAGAGACCGGGTTAATTGTTGGTGGATGGGATAAATATGAAGGTGGACAAATTTATGGAGTTCCTCTGGGTGGAACAATAGTACAACAACCTTTTGCTATCGGAG GATCTGGCTCCAGTTACTTgtatggtttctttgaccaagCCTGGAAAGAGGGAATGACCAAGGATGAAGCTGAGGTATGTGCTTGGATTCTTACTGCTTTGCTTTtattaagttga